A genomic stretch from Dissulfurispira thermophila includes:
- a CDS encoding HEAT repeat domain-containing protein, with the protein MHLKKGLYAYEIDIDSLITDIKKDDWHSCLSIYGGTEGIKSDELTDALINIVENKMLNWRFRIRAIQLLGESLKPKALGFLEKILNDPFLNHDCPAIKWNAVVALGNFVKDQKAADILLDVAKFEDNPVVREAIVKSMGKVGSSKAVPFLISILSDKSFAIRISAIKALAEIRDQRAFPYLKNIADNDNDPLIKNEAIIALERFSRG; encoded by the coding sequence TTGCATCTGAAAAAAGGACTATATGCATATGAAATTGACATTGATAGTTTGATAACAGATATTAAGAAAGATGACTGGCACAGTTGTTTGTCTATATATGGCGGGACAGAAGGCATAAAGAGTGATGAACTGACTGATGCGTTAATCAATATTGTTGAAAATAAGATGTTGAATTGGAGATTTAGAATCAGGGCGATCCAACTGCTCGGTGAGAGCTTGAAGCCAAAGGCATTGGGCTTTTTAGAAAAGATTTTAAATGACCCTTTTCTCAATCACGACTGCCCCGCTATAAAATGGAATGCAGTTGTTGCACTCGGCAATTTTGTCAAAGACCAGAAGGCAGCAGATATTCTCTTGGATGTAGCTAAATTCGAGGACAACCCGGTGGTAAGGGAGGCTATTGTGAAATCCATGGGGAAAGTTGGTAGTTCAAAGGCTGTACCATTTTTGATTTCTATCTTAAGTGATAAGAGCTTTGCAATTAGGATAAGTGCTATAAAGGCACTTGCAGAGATCAGAGACCAACGGGCATTCCCTTACCTAAAAAATATTGCAGACAATGACAATGATCCTCTCATAAAGAATGAAGCCATTATAGCTCTTGAGAGGTTTTCCAGAGGATAA
- a CDS encoding HEAT repeat domain-containing protein: MLCTKAFKNMMVLYALFLIVSQGHAASHDIDKLLIRLQHDDPKLRLSAMEELGKIGDGDSVMAIMKVVENQGEDWKIKIRAIKLLAEIKNSMAVDFLIKVLDDPFFTYDCPALKS, encoded by the coding sequence GTGCTCTGCACAAAAGCCTTTAAAAATATGATGGTGTTATATGCCTTATTTTTGATTGTCTCTCAAGGTCATGCAGCGTCTCATGATATTGATAAATTGCTGATAAGGCTGCAGCATGATGATCCTAAACTGCGGTTGTCAGCAATGGAGGAGTTGGGCAAGATAGGAGATGGTGATTCTGTGATGGCGATTATGAAAGTTGTTGAAAATCAGGGCGAGGATTGGAAGATTAAGATTAGAGCAATAAAGCTGCTGGCGGAGATTAAAAATTCTATGGCAGTAGATTTCTTGATAAAGGTATTGGATGACCCATTTTTTACCTATGACTGCCCAGCGCTCAAATCCTAA
- a CDS encoding hybrid sensor histidine kinase/response regulator, with product MTHFLPMTAQRSNPKEAEGIIRENRIDMVLTDIVMPEMSGIELFDRIRSMGADIPVILMTGYADMEKALEAIKRGAFDFIPKPYQPDYLIHAIEKAINYHRLVNMERDYRGILEELNLEIEGLVAERTMSLIALTLADRIRNPSTAIGLTCRRLMENKDLPDKVKDGLNVIAEESAKLENIVSEFQGVVKSRKSMFTYEDINSVLDSIRQLMEREVSYKNIRLTIMLSPEPLRINMERNLFKTAVLHLIRNAAEATKEGESVKLSVFKEDEHAVVEVADMGKGIANEDVERIFSPFFSSKSKSFGMGLPMVKQVVSEHMGNISVKPAEGGGTVFKMEFPLRWAEKH from the coding sequence ATGACCCATTTTTTACCTATGACTGCCCAGCGCTCAAATCCTAAAGAAGCGGAAGGCATTATACGAGAAAATAGGATTGATATGGTGCTTACCGATATTGTAATGCCCGAAATGAGCGGAATAGAACTGTTTGACAGGATACGCTCTATGGGGGCTGATATCCCCGTAATTCTGATGACCGGCTATGCTGATATGGAAAAAGCTCTTGAAGCGATTAAAAGGGGAGCCTTTGATTTTATACCTAAGCCTTATCAGCCAGATTATCTTATACACGCAATTGAAAAGGCTATAAATTATCATCGCCTTGTAAATATGGAGCGCGATTACAGGGGCATACTTGAGGAGCTTAATCTTGAAATTGAAGGCCTTGTTGCCGAGCGCACTATGAGCTTGATAGCTCTTACTTTAGCCGACAGGATACGAAACCCTTCCACGGCGATTGGATTGACCTGCCGTAGGCTTATGGAAAATAAAGACCTGCCGGATAAAGTAAAGGACGGGCTGAATGTTATAGCGGAAGAATCCGCGAAACTTGAAAACATAGTGAGTGAGTTTCAGGGCGTTGTAAAGAGCAGAAAGTCAATGTTCACTTATGAAGATATAAATTCGGTTCTTGACAGTATCAGGCAGCTTATGGAGAGAGAGGTTTCATACAAAAATATCCGCTTGACCATAATGCTTTCACCTGAGCCGTTAAGAATAAACATGGAAAGAAACTTGTTCAAAACTGCGGTTCTTCATCTTATACGCAATGCAGCTGAAGCCACGAAAGAGGGCGAGAGCGTAAAACTCTCAGTGTTTAAGGAAGATGAACATGCTGTGGTTGAAGTTGCCGATATGGGTAAGGGCATTGCCAATGAGGATGTTGAAAGGATATTCAGCCCGTTTTTTAGCTCTAAGAGCAAGAGCTTCGGCATGGGACTGCCAATGGTAAAGCAGGTAGTGTCGGAGCATATGGGAAATATAAGCGTAAAGCCCGCAGAAGGCGGAGGGACTGTTTTTAAAATGGAATTTCCTTTGCGTTGGGCTGAAAAACATTAA